From Humisphaera borealis, the proteins below share one genomic window:
- a CDS encoding Eco57I restriction-modification methylase domain-containing protein encodes MPALPSNLRNKLENTVVKARDIAEAGARAALEALAVHEAKFYPHMSPAQQTLRNQLRAHARQLGDAQNTRDQITLKRLVHECAYEHWHRMLFARFLAENDLLIEPDSKMPISLAEAEELAKHARTDTWTYASRCAQQMLPAIFRPDDPVLQVTLATEHRVELEWLVNGLTSDTFKADDSLGWVYQFWQSAEKEKVNKAGEKITSDTLPSVTQLFTEHYMVLFLLHNTLGAWWAGRKLSSTDLAEAQTEEELRRKLALPGVQWEYLRFVRGADGKSGPWCPAAGTFPGWPQRTADIKLLDPCCGSGHFLVAGFELLVRLRMAEEGMPLNIAVDAVLQFNVFGLEIDARCTQIAVFSLALASWKLVGYRQSLPKPNVACTGLSAGGTRDQWLKILEGQGNLELRFFFGQLYDLFSKAPTLGSLINPHRFLGSGMLDKTGMETLLRHLQIAISDDPRATPDKHEMGIAAQGVAKAAELLADKYTLVVTNVPYLGRGKQDEILKEHLETQYPLGKADLATAFVLRCLEFCDKGGSTALVTPQNWLFQATYAKLRETLLERREFALIARLGPKGFQTPMWDFNVLLSVMTASKAASEHQISDLDASDANTPEAKAVAIQNRSEIAITPQAAQLLNPDAAILSSLMDPSALLSAAAATWQGLVTTDDNKFLAAFWEVGVSQDVWAQLQTPPDTTDYYGGRSHLIRWCNGQGDLHHASNAHNFPSSRMLGRPGIALRRMPPHKATLFEGTVFDDHIAPIVPSDPALLPALWCFCTSEEYADAVHRIDQQLKVAVASFLKVPFDLARWQTVAAGRFPDGLPEPESDDPTQWLFHGRPAQSTAPLQVAVVRLLGYRWPAELDAQMRLSRRARDLVKRCDELLKFADDDGIVCIPSVRGEEPATDRLLTLLSACGVKPHRNLDEWLRDDFFQEHCKLFHHRPFVWHIWDGRKRDGFHALVNYHKLADGKRGKKLLESLTYSYLGEWINRQQDGVKRGEDGAEDRLDAATELQQRLVAIIEGEPPFDLFVRWKPLAEQPIGWEPDIDDGVRVNIRPFLASDLPNGKTGTGVLRWKPNIKWAKDRGKELKRPIREYPWFWGWDGTVNYAGGPLSEFTGERHNDCHYTTEFKRQARQQAAGKS; translated from the coding sequence CGCCGAAGCCGGTGCTCGCGCTGCGCTGGAGGCGCTGGCGGTCCATGAGGCCAAGTTCTATCCCCACATGTCGCCGGCGCAGCAGACCCTGCGCAACCAGCTTCGCGCCCATGCCCGCCAGCTTGGCGATGCCCAGAACACCAGGGACCAGATCACCCTCAAACGCCTGGTCCACGAGTGCGCCTACGAACATTGGCACCGCATGCTGTTCGCCCGGTTCCTGGCCGAAAACGACCTTTTAATTGAGCCTGATAGCAAGATGCCCATCAGCCTCGCAGAGGCCGAGGAACTCGCCAAGCACGCCCGAACCGATACCTGGACCTACGCCAGCCGCTGTGCCCAGCAGATGCTGCCAGCCATCTTCCGGCCCGATGACCCAGTACTGCAGGTCACCCTCGCCACGGAGCACCGCGTCGAGTTGGAGTGGCTGGTCAATGGCCTGACCTCCGACACCTTCAAAGCCGACGATTCACTCGGCTGGGTCTACCAGTTCTGGCAGTCGGCCGAAAAAGAAAAGGTCAATAAGGCCGGCGAGAAGATCACCAGCGATACGCTGCCCTCCGTCACGCAGCTTTTCACCGAGCACTACATGGTGCTCTTCCTGCTCCATAACACCCTCGGCGCCTGGTGGGCCGGCCGGAAACTCAGCAGCACTGACCTTGCCGAGGCGCAGACCGAAGAGGAACTCCGGCGCAAGTTGGCTCTCCCTGGCGTGCAGTGGGAGTACCTCCGTTTCGTCCGCGGAGCAGACGGCAAGAGTGGGCCTTGGTGCCCGGCAGCTGGCACCTTTCCCGGCTGGCCGCAACGCACGGCCGACATCAAGCTCCTTGATCCCTGCTGCGGCTCCGGCCATTTTCTCGTCGCCGGGTTCGAGCTGCTGGTGCGACTGCGCATGGCGGAGGAAGGGATGCCGCTGAACATCGCTGTCGACGCGGTTCTCCAATTCAATGTCTTCGGTCTTGAGATCGATGCCCGATGTACGCAGATCGCGGTCTTCAGTCTTGCGCTGGCTTCCTGGAAACTCGTTGGATACCGGCAGTCACTTCCAAAGCCCAACGTCGCCTGCACCGGCCTCTCCGCCGGCGGTACGCGCGACCAGTGGCTCAAGATCCTCGAAGGTCAAGGCAACCTTGAGCTCCGCTTCTTCTTCGGCCAACTCTACGATTTGTTCAGCAAAGCTCCGACGCTCGGCTCGCTCATCAACCCGCATCGCTTCCTGGGCAGCGGCATGCTCGATAAGACGGGCATGGAGACGCTTTTGCGCCATCTGCAAATCGCCATCTCCGACGACCCCCGCGCCACACCCGACAAACACGAGATGGGCATCGCCGCCCAGGGCGTGGCCAAAGCCGCCGAACTGCTCGCCGACAAGTACACGCTGGTGGTCACCAACGTGCCCTATCTCGGGCGAGGCAAGCAGGATGAGATTCTCAAGGAGCATCTGGAGACGCAGTACCCGCTGGGCAAGGCCGACCTCGCCACGGCGTTCGTGCTGCGCTGTCTGGAGTTTTGTGACAAGGGAGGCTCGACGGCCCTCGTCACGCCGCAGAACTGGCTCTTCCAGGCAACCTACGCGAAGCTTCGAGAGACGCTGCTTGAACGGCGCGAGTTTGCGTTGATTGCTCGCCTCGGACCCAAGGGGTTCCAGACCCCAATGTGGGATTTCAATGTTCTCTTGTCTGTAATGACCGCTTCAAAGGCTGCGTCTGAGCACCAGATTTCTGACTTGGATGCTTCGGACGCTAATACGCCCGAAGCCAAGGCGGTAGCGATTCAGAATCGGTCTGAGATTGCGATAACTCCCCAAGCAGCCCAGTTGTTGAATCCGGACGCTGCAATCCTCTCGTCGTTGATGGACCCATCCGCACTGCTCTCCGCGGCCGCTGCGACATGGCAGGGGCTAGTGACGACGGATGACAACAAATTTCTTGCCGCGTTTTGGGAAGTGGGCGTCTCACAAGACGTTTGGGCACAGCTACAGACGCCTCCTGATACCACCGACTACTATGGTGGAAGATCGCATCTGATCCGCTGGTGCAATGGGCAAGGCGACTTGCACCATGCCTCTAATGCGCACAACTTCCCGAGTTCACGGATGCTCGGCCGACCGGGAATTGCACTGCGGCGTATGCCGCCTCACAAAGCGACGCTGTTCGAAGGTACGGTGTTTGACGATCACATCGCGCCCATCGTCCCGAGCGATCCGGCGCTCCTACCCGCGCTCTGGTGCTTCTGTACCTCAGAAGAGTACGCTGATGCGGTTCACAGGATCGACCAACAACTCAAGGTCGCAGTTGCCAGCTTCCTCAAGGTTCCCTTCGACCTCGCTCGCTGGCAGACGGTCGCGGCAGGGAGATTCCCCGACGGTCTGCCCGAGCCCGAGAGCGACGATCCGACGCAATGGCTCTTCCATGGCCGGCCGGCACAATCCACCGCGCCGCTACAGGTGGCGGTTGTGCGGCTGCTGGGCTACCGCTGGCCGGCGGAACTCGATGCACAAATGCGCCTCAGTCGGCGGGCACGAGACTTGGTCAAGCGGTGCGATGAGTTGCTTAAATTTGCCGACGACGATGGCATCGTCTGCATCCCTTCCGTGCGCGGCGAGGAACCCGCCACCGACCGGCTGCTGACGCTGCTTTCAGCCTGTGGCGTCAAGCCCCACCGGAACCTGGACGAGTGGCTTCGCGATGATTTCTTCCAAGAGCATTGCAAGTTGTTCCACCACCGGCCGTTCGTCTGGCACATCTGGGATGGCCGCAAACGCGATGGCTTCCACGCGCTGGTGAACTACCACAAGCTCGCCGACGGCAAAAGGGGAAAGAAACTGCTGGAAAGTCTGACGTATAGCTACCTCGGCGAATGGATCAACCGGCAGCAGGATGGCGTGAAGCGAGGTGAGGATGGCGCGGAAGATCGACTGGACGCGGCGACGGAACTTCAACAGCGGCTGGTAGCGATCATCGAAGGCGAGCCGCCGTTTGACCTGTTCGTCCGCTGGAAGCCGCTGGCGGAGCAGCCCATAGGCTGGGAGCCGGACATCGACGATGGCGTGCGGGTGAACATCCGCCCGTTCCTCGCGTCGGACCTGCCCAATGGCAAAACCGGCACTGGCGTCCTGCGGTGGAAGCCGAACATCAAGTGGGCTAAGGACCGCGGCAAGGAGCTCAAGCGCCCGATCCGCGAGTACCC